One genomic window of Microbacterium testaceum StLB037 includes the following:
- the recQ gene encoding DNA helicase RecQ, translating to MTSSGAAPEPYADAPPEPFGGYDDPYADADWDPDLFAPPDDLDAPPPPVDPTSAFARAVAATGTARELPAVRDFTGRDPREVLHEVYGYDAFRGDQADIVQHVVDGGDAVVLMPTGGGKSVTYQVPALVRPGTGLVVSPLIALMHDQVEALIANGVRAGYLNSTQAPAERQAVEQAYLSGELDLLYVAPERLNGAQTLGLLSRGRLSVIAIDEAHCVSQWGHDFRPDYLALGDLADRFPGVPRMALTATATPATAQEIVERLRLRDARGFVASFDRPNIQYRIDAKVDPRRQLVQFIKSQPEGAAGIVYALSRKSVEQMAAYLCTQGLDALPYHAGLDTSVRAANQSRFLREDGVIMVATIAFGMGIDKPDVRFVAHIDLPKSVEGYYQETGRAGRDGDPSVVWMAYGLGDVVQQRRMIDQSPGDRSYKMRLGQHLDAMLALCETVGCRRQNLLDYFGQKSEPCGNCDTCLTPPETWDGLIASQKLLSTIVRLQRERGQAFGAGHLIDILRGAKTERISQQGHDRLSTYGLGADLSDQDWRSVIRQLLARGIIVAQGDYGTLALSEASAGVLRGETPVPLRRDALGRTGGGGSSRQRKSSADDVAPGDRDLFEALRAWRAEKAREQGVPAYIVFGDATLRAIAAARPGSVDDLDGITGIGAKKREAYGDGILTVVAAN from the coding sequence GTGACTTCTTCCGGCGCCGCCCCCGAGCCCTACGCCGACGCGCCGCCCGAGCCGTTCGGCGGGTACGACGACCCCTACGCGGACGCCGACTGGGACCCTGATCTCTTCGCCCCGCCCGACGACCTCGACGCCCCACCCCCGCCCGTCGACCCCACGTCCGCGTTCGCGCGCGCGGTCGCCGCGACGGGTACGGCCCGTGAGCTCCCGGCCGTGCGCGACTTCACCGGTCGCGACCCGCGCGAAGTGCTCCACGAGGTCTACGGGTACGACGCCTTCCGTGGCGACCAGGCCGACATCGTGCAGCACGTCGTCGACGGCGGAGACGCGGTCGTCCTCATGCCCACGGGCGGCGGCAAGAGCGTCACGTATCAGGTGCCCGCTCTCGTCCGCCCCGGAACGGGGCTCGTCGTCAGTCCACTGATCGCGCTCATGCACGACCAGGTCGAGGCGCTCATCGCCAACGGCGTGCGTGCCGGGTACCTCAACTCCACGCAGGCTCCGGCCGAGCGCCAAGCCGTCGAGCAGGCGTATCTGTCGGGCGAACTCGACCTGCTCTACGTCGCCCCCGAGCGTCTCAACGGCGCACAGACCCTCGGTCTGCTCTCGCGCGGCCGCCTCAGCGTGATCGCGATCGATGAGGCGCACTGCGTGTCGCAGTGGGGTCACGACTTCCGGCCCGACTACCTCGCCCTGGGCGATCTCGCCGACCGGTTCCCCGGGGTGCCGCGCATGGCGCTCACGGCCACTGCGACCCCCGCGACCGCGCAAGAGATCGTCGAGCGCCTGCGCCTCCGCGATGCGCGCGGTTTCGTCGCGAGCTTCGACCGCCCGAACATCCAGTACCGCATCGACGCCAAGGTCGACCCGCGCCGTCAGCTCGTGCAGTTCATCAAGAGCCAGCCCGAGGGGGCGGCCGGCATCGTCTACGCGCTGAGCCGCAAGAGCGTCGAGCAGATGGCGGCGTACCTCTGCACGCAGGGCCTCGACGCCCTGCCGTACCACGCGGGCCTCGACACGTCCGTGCGCGCGGCGAATCAGTCGCGCTTCCTGCGCGAAGACGGGGTGATCATGGTCGCCACCATCGCGTTCGGCATGGGGATCGACAAGCCCGACGTGCGGTTCGTCGCCCACATCGACCTGCCCAAGTCGGTCGAGGGCTACTACCAGGAGACCGGTCGTGCGGGACGCGACGGGGATCCCTCGGTCGTGTGGATGGCGTACGGGCTCGGAGACGTCGTGCAGCAGCGCCGCATGATCGATCAATCGCCCGGCGATCGCTCCTACAAGATGCGTCTGGGCCAGCACCTCGACGCGATGCTCGCCCTGTGCGAGACGGTCGGATGCCGCCGCCAGAACCTCCTCGATTACTTCGGCCAGAAGTCGGAGCCGTGCGGCAACTGCGACACCTGCCTCACCCCTCCCGAGACGTGGGACGGACTCATCGCCTCGCAGAAGCTGCTCTCGACCATCGTGCGTCTTCAGCGCGAACGGGGTCAGGCCTTCGGCGCGGGGCACCTGATCGACATCCTGCGCGGAGCGAAGACCGAGCGCATCTCGCAGCAGGGCCACGACCGGCTCAGCACGTACGGCCTCGGCGCCGACCTCTCCGACCAGGACTGGCGCAGCGTCATCCGTCAGCTTCTGGCCCGAGGCATCATCGTCGCCCAGGGCGACTACGGCACGCTCGCGCTCAGCGAGGCGTCGGCCGGGGTGCTGCGCGGAGAGACGCCGGTGCCGCTCCGGCGCGACGCGCTCGGCCGCACCGGCGGGGGCGGGTCCTCCCGGCAGAGGAAGTCGAGCGCCGACGACGTGGCCCCCGGCGACCGCGACCTCTTCGAGGCGCTTCGCGCCTGGCGCGCCGAGAAGGCGCGGGAGCAGGGGGTGCCGGCTTACATCGTCTTCGGCGACGCGACGCTGCGGGCCATCGCGGCCGCGCGGCCCGGATCGGTCGACGACCTCGACGGCATCACCGGCATCGGCGCGAAGAAGCGCGAGGCTTACGGTGACGGCATCCTGACGGTGGTCGCCGCGAACTGA
- a CDS encoding cation acetate symporter — MNPAFDLTAVGLLIVVTAVLGFSGVRLSRTTGDFFVASRSVGSVWNASAISGEYLSAGTFLGLAGLVLLSGAEGFWFPIGYAAGYLLVLLFVAAPLRRSGAYTIPDFIEARLESRAARGVTSVVVLVIGWLYIVPQLHGASLALGVVADVPGWVGAVVVATLVAAIVAAGGMRAITAVQAFQYWLKLTALLVPAVFLLVVLSQGGREHDPATIFPTAYGPASVDTYATVSLLLALLLGTIGLPHVLVRFYTSPNGGSARRTTVVVIVLIGAFYAVSSTMGLIARVVAPDLAVRGLADTVVLALPARLFPGLVGELLTALIVAGAFAAFLATSSGLVVSLAGVVSQDVFGGSVRSFRLSAVLCTVVPLAVALLTEPAGLVSSVGAVFVFAASTLSPVLLLGVWWPRLTARGAVAGMVVGALACGAAFVGGGMIPDAGPWAALLAQPAAWTIPLTTAVIVGVSLRDRAGVPFRVERYLARLHTPDS; from the coding sequence GTGAACCCCGCCTTCGACCTCACCGCGGTGGGGCTGTTGATCGTCGTCACCGCGGTCCTGGGGTTCTCGGGCGTGCGTCTGTCCCGCACGACCGGCGATTTCTTCGTCGCTTCCCGCAGCGTCGGAAGCGTGTGGAACGCCTCGGCGATCAGCGGCGAATACCTCTCGGCCGGGACGTTCCTGGGCCTCGCCGGCCTCGTGCTGCTCTCGGGCGCCGAGGGGTTCTGGTTCCCCATCGGGTACGCCGCGGGGTATCTGCTCGTCCTCCTCTTCGTCGCCGCCCCGCTCCGGCGCAGCGGCGCGTACACGATCCCCGACTTCATCGAGGCGCGGCTCGAGTCGCGGGCCGCCCGCGGGGTCACGAGCGTCGTCGTGCTCGTGATCGGCTGGCTGTACATCGTGCCGCAGTTGCACGGCGCGAGCCTCGCGCTCGGCGTCGTGGCGGACGTGCCCGGGTGGGTGGGCGCCGTGGTCGTCGCCACCCTCGTCGCGGCCATCGTCGCGGCCGGCGGGATGAGGGCGATCACCGCGGTGCAGGCGTTCCAGTACTGGCTGAAGCTGACCGCGCTGCTCGTCCCCGCGGTCTTCCTGCTGGTCGTGCTCTCGCAGGGCGGACGCGAGCACGATCCGGCGACGATCTTCCCGACCGCGTACGGGCCCGCGTCGGTCGACACGTACGCGACCGTCTCGCTGCTCCTCGCCCTCCTGCTCGGGACGATCGGTCTCCCGCACGTCCTCGTGCGCTTCTACACCAGCCCGAACGGGGGATCGGCGCGGCGCACGACCGTGGTCGTCATCGTGCTCATCGGGGCGTTCTACGCGGTGTCGTCGACGATGGGGCTCATCGCTCGCGTGGTGGCCCCGGATCTGGCGGTGCGCGGCCTCGCCGACACGGTGGTGCTCGCTCTCCCCGCGCGACTCTTCCCGGGCCTGGTGGGCGAACTGCTCACGGCGCTCATCGTCGCGGGGGCGTTCGCCGCGTTCCTCGCGACCTCCTCGGGTCTGGTGGTCTCGCTCGCGGGTGTCGTGAGTCAGGACGTGTTCGGCGGCAGCGTCCGCTCCTTCCGCCTGTCGGCGGTGCTGTGCACGGTGGTGCCGCTCGCGGTCGCCCTGCTCACCGAGCCGGCGGGCCTCGTCTCCAGTGTCGGCGCGGTCTTCGTCTTCGCGGCATCCACCCTGTCTCCCGTGCTCCTGCTCGGAGTCTGGTGGCCGCGACTGACGGCTCGCGGCGCGGTCGCCGGCATGGTCGTGGGCGCGCTGGCGTGCGGGGCCGCGTTCGTCGGCGGAGGAATGATCCCGGATGCCGGACCGTGGGCTGCGCTCCTCGCTCAGCCCGCGGCCTGGACGATCCCGCTGACCACCGCCGTCATCGTGGGGGTGTCGCTGCGCGACCGGGCGGGCGTGCCGTTCCGCGTCGAGCGCTACCTGGCGCGTCTGCACACCCCGGATTCCTGA
- a CDS encoding CGNR zinc finger domain-containing protein, with protein MHLNPYGEYAVLLAASLANDWPGDRDGVEERARLLGMSMDFPVGVDDHERTRDVIDDWLRVVDEPDPDARAALLNAQMAAVTAYPRLTNHNGEGWHLHYRDENDALPRVLAAVISVGTALHLVTRGQDRLARCAAEPCVNVVVDVTRNGRQRYCSVRCANRAAVRRHRARA; from the coding sequence ATGCATCTCAACCCTTACGGTGAGTACGCGGTCCTGCTCGCGGCCTCGCTCGCGAACGACTGGCCCGGCGACCGCGACGGCGTCGAGGAACGAGCACGGCTGCTGGGCATGTCGATGGATTTCCCGGTCGGCGTCGACGACCACGAGCGCACACGCGACGTCATCGACGACTGGCTGCGCGTCGTGGACGAGCCCGACCCCGACGCCCGAGCCGCCCTCCTCAACGCGCAGATGGCCGCGGTCACCGCCTACCCGCGGCTCACCAACCACAACGGCGAAGGGTGGCACCTGCACTATCGCGACGAGAACGACGCGCTCCCCCGGGTCTTGGCCGCGGTCATCTCGGTCGGCACGGCGCTGCATCTCGTCACGCGCGGGCAGGACCGCCTCGCCCGGTGCGCGGCGGAGCCGTGCGTCAACGTCGTCGTCGACGTCACGCGCAACGGACGCCAGCGGTACTGCTCGGTGCGCTGCGCGAACCGCGCGGCCGTGCGCCGGCATCGCGCGCGGGCGTAA
- a CDS encoding LytR/AlgR family response regulator transcription factor, which produces MSVDVLVADDEAPARAELVALLSADPRVGEVHAAASGAEALRVLERVDVAVAFLDVHMPGLSGFDLARALARLRERPAIVFVTADDAGAVEAFDVEAVDYVLKPVRVERLRRALDRAIDAGPAPSADEAIPVTVGGVTRMVRRADVRWVQAQGDYSRLYTAASDHLVRVSLSELAERWAEVGFVRVHRSTLVHRDAIVEVRLSGSAPSVVLPEIELPVSRRLVPSVRDALLR; this is translated from the coding sequence GTGAGCGTCGACGTCCTGGTCGCCGACGACGAGGCCCCCGCGCGTGCCGAGTTGGTGGCGCTCCTGTCGGCCGACCCGCGGGTGGGCGAGGTGCACGCCGCCGCGAGCGGGGCCGAGGCGCTTCGGGTTCTCGAGCGGGTCGACGTCGCGGTCGCGTTCCTCGACGTGCACATGCCGGGGCTCTCGGGGTTCGACCTCGCCCGCGCGCTCGCGCGCCTGCGGGAGCGGCCCGCGATCGTGTTCGTCACCGCCGACGACGCGGGGGCGGTCGAGGCGTTCGACGTCGAGGCGGTCGACTACGTGCTCAAGCCCGTCCGCGTCGAGCGCCTCCGCCGTGCTCTCGATCGCGCCATCGACGCCGGTCCCGCACCGTCCGCCGATGAGGCGATCCCGGTCACGGTCGGCGGAGTGACGCGTATGGTCCGCCGGGCCGACGTGCGGTGGGTGCAGGCGCAGGGAGACTACTCGCGGTTGTACACGGCGGCATCCGATCACCTCGTCCGCGTCTCGCTGTCGGAGCTCGCCGAGCGGTGGGCCGAGGTCGGCTTCGTCCGCGTGCACCGGTCGACCCTCGTGCATCGGGATGCCATCGTCGAGGTGCGTCTGTCGGGTTCGGCGCCCTCGGTGGTCCTGCCCGAGATCGAGCTGCCGGTCAGTCGCCGGCTCGTGCCGTCGGTGCGCGACGCTCTGCTGCGCTGA
- a CDS encoding sensor histidine kinase has product MLDAPLLAGAAGVVVGAALTLALVFARRFALAPRDLGSDAERATHRTLHLAVAAASALRGGRDEPDATRAAKHLRTLLAAEAVAIVDAAEDRVALDGPEALTASARRIAARVRETGRRQVFTESDGEAVGAPIVVDGRVWGAVIAFASPVRGPLVRAAGDVAEWCAAQLELAGLDASRAALAEAELRALRAQISPHFIYNALTAIASFISTDPPRARDLVLEFADFTRYSFRRQGEFTTLAEELRSIHSYLELERARFGDRLSVRLRIAPETLATVIPFLSVQPLVENAVRHGLEPGERGGVITVTSIDDGTHTEVVVDDDGVGMDPDELAALLDLDAASTHVGLRNVDARLRQLYGPAGGLVVETNVGAGTAVRLRVPKSQPRHETAHP; this is encoded by the coding sequence ATGCTCGACGCACCGCTGCTCGCCGGAGCCGCGGGGGTCGTCGTCGGTGCGGCGCTGACCCTCGCCCTGGTCTTCGCGCGCCGCTTCGCCCTCGCGCCGCGCGACCTCGGCAGCGACGCGGAGCGGGCGACGCACCGTACCCTGCACCTCGCCGTGGCAGCGGCATCCGCTCTCCGCGGGGGACGGGATGAACCGGATGCCACCCGCGCGGCCAAGCATCTGCGTACGCTCCTCGCGGCGGAGGCGGTGGCGATCGTCGACGCGGCCGAGGATCGTGTGGCGTTGGACGGCCCGGAGGCGCTGACCGCTTCGGCTCGCCGGATCGCCGCGCGCGTGCGCGAGACCGGTCGCCGGCAGGTGTTCACCGAGAGCGACGGCGAGGCCGTGGGGGCACCCATCGTCGTCGACGGGCGCGTCTGGGGAGCGGTGATCGCCTTCGCGTCGCCCGTGCGCGGGCCGCTCGTGCGCGCGGCGGGCGACGTCGCCGAGTGGTGCGCGGCACAGCTCGAGCTCGCCGGGCTCGACGCGTCGCGTGCCGCGCTCGCCGAGGCGGAGCTGCGCGCTCTGCGGGCGCAGATCAGCCCGCACTTCATCTACAACGCGCTGACCGCGATCGCCTCCTTCATCTCGACGGACCCGCCGCGCGCCCGCGACCTCGTCCTCGAGTTCGCCGACTTCACGCGGTACTCGTTCCGCCGTCAGGGAGAGTTCACGACCCTCGCCGAAGAACTCCGCAGCATCCACTCTTACCTCGAGCTCGAACGCGCACGGTTCGGAGACCGCCTGTCGGTGCGTCTGCGGATCGCGCCCGAGACCCTGGCGACGGTCATCCCGTTCCTGTCCGTGCAACCGCTCGTCGAGAACGCCGTGCGGCACGGACTCGAGCCGGGCGAGCGGGGCGGGGTCATCACCGTGACCTCGATCGACGACGGGACGCACACCGAGGTCGTGGTCGACGACGACGGCGTGGGCATGGATCCGGACGAGCTCGCTGCCCTCCTCGACCTCGACGCCGCGTCCACCCACGTGGGGCTCCGCAACGTCGACGCGCGCTTGCGCCAGCTCTACGGTCCGGCCGGCGGCCTGGTCGTCGAGACGAACGTCGGCGCGGGCACCGCGGTGCGCTTGCGCGTGCCCAAGTCGCAGCCGCGGCACGAGACGGCGCACCCGTGA
- a CDS encoding YbdD/YjiX family protein, with protein MSDSVETRSALARLGEGLVRVGRGIRWYVTTLMGDRAYDVYVAHHRVHHRGDVPLTERQFWRQRAAEQDANPGARCC; from the coding sequence ATGAGCGACTCGGTGGAGACGCGTTCCGCCCTTGCCCGCCTGGGGGAGGGGCTGGTGCGGGTGGGGCGTGGCATCCGGTGGTACGTGACGACGCTCATGGGCGATCGCGCCTACGACGTGTACGTCGCGCACCACCGGGTGCACCACCGGGGCGACGTCCCGCTGACCGAGCGGCAGTTCTGGCGGCAGCGGGCGGCCGAGCAGGACGCGAATCCCGGCGCCCGCTGCTGCTGA
- a CDS encoding carbon starvation CstA family protein gives MSASVDDDVVTDPNLPPVAVPPDRLRSRWTPAKIALWVGIALLGGLAWTMLAIVRGETVNAIWFVFAAICTYLIGYRFYSKVIERYITRPDDRRATPAERKQDGKDYVPTDRRVLYGHHFAAIAGAGPLVGPVLAAQMGYLPGTIWIIVGVILAGAVQDYLVLFFSMRRGGRTIGQMARDELGKIGGTAAILASLLIMLIIVAILALVVVNALGESPWGVFSVSMTIPIALFMGLYLRYIRPGRITEISIIGFVLLIGAIVAGGWVASTEWGYAAFHLDRSIIAWGIIIYGFVAAVLPVWLLLAPRDYLSTFMKVGVIVMLAGAIVLVRPEISVPAFSEFAGGETGPVFSGPIFPFLFVTIACGALSGFHALIASGTTPKLIEKERQTRFIGYGGMLMESFVAIMALVAALSIDRGIYFAMNASPAATLGTVEGAVAFVNGLGLAGVNLTPDMLTTTAAAVGEGSIVSRTGGAPTLALGLAHIMQQALGGQAMMAFWYHFAIMFEALFILTAVDAGTRVARFMLQDSIGTVLPKFKDLSWRPGVWICTAIMVAGWGSILILGVTDPLGGINTFFPLFGIANQLLAAIALAVVLAIVAKRGRSYFRWLWIVALPLAFAAVVTITASMYKIFSPVPAVGYWANHIAFRDALAAGKTEFGTAKTVAAMEAVVRNTFVQGVLSVIFVTLAIVVILMAVIVTVKALRNGGGADLEDAPVASRRFAPAGFLATRAEREIEKEWEALPADHPDRPTASAHH, from the coding sequence ATGAGCGCTTCCGTCGACGATGACGTCGTCACCGACCCGAACCTTCCCCCGGTCGCCGTCCCTCCCGATCGGCTCCGCAGCCGATGGACGCCCGCGAAGATCGCCCTGTGGGTCGGGATCGCCCTGCTCGGCGGCCTCGCGTGGACGATGCTCGCGATCGTGCGCGGAGAGACGGTGAACGCGATCTGGTTCGTGTTCGCCGCGATCTGCACCTACCTGATCGGTTACCGCTTCTACTCCAAGGTCATCGAGCGCTACATCACGCGTCCCGACGACCGTCGGGCCACCCCCGCCGAGCGCAAGCAGGACGGCAAGGACTACGTCCCCACCGACCGTCGCGTGCTCTACGGCCACCACTTCGCCGCCATCGCCGGCGCCGGACCCCTCGTCGGTCCCGTACTCGCCGCGCAGATGGGCTACCTACCCGGCACGATCTGGATCATCGTCGGCGTGATCCTCGCCGGCGCGGTGCAGGACTACCTCGTGCTGTTCTTCTCCATGCGCCGCGGCGGCCGCACGATCGGCCAGATGGCCCGCGACGAGCTCGGGAAGATCGGCGGCACCGCCGCGATCCTCGCGAGCCTGCTCATCATGCTGATCATCGTCGCGATCCTCGCGCTCGTCGTCGTGAACGCCCTGGGCGAGAGCCCGTGGGGTGTGTTCAGCGTCTCGATGACGATCCCGATCGCCCTCTTCATGGGCCTTTACCTGCGCTACATCCGCCCGGGGCGCATCACCGAGATCTCGATCATCGGCTTCGTGCTCCTGATCGGCGCGATCGTCGCGGGCGGCTGGGTCGCCTCGACCGAGTGGGGCTACGCGGCCTTCCACCTCGACCGCTCCATCATCGCGTGGGGCATCATCATCTACGGGTTCGTCGCCGCGGTCCTGCCGGTGTGGTTGCTCCTCGCTCCCCGCGACTACCTGTCGACGTTCATGAAGGTCGGCGTCATCGTGATGCTCGCCGGCGCCATCGTCCTCGTGCGGCCCGAGATCTCGGTTCCCGCGTTCAGCGAGTTCGCGGGTGGGGAGACCGGCCCGGTCTTCAGCGGCCCGATCTTCCCGTTCCTCTTCGTCACGATCGCGTGCGGAGCGCTCAGCGGATTCCACGCGCTCATCGCCTCGGGGACCACGCCGAAGCTCATCGAGAAGGAGCGCCAGACGCGCTTCATCGGCTACGGCGGCATGCTCATGGAGTCGTTCGTCGCGATCATGGCGCTCGTCGCCGCCCTGTCGATCGACCGCGGCATCTACTTCGCGATGAACGCCTCTCCGGCCGCCACCCTCGGCACGGTCGAGGGTGCGGTCGCGTTCGTGAACGGCCTCGGACTCGCGGGCGTCAACCTGACCCCCGACATGCTCACGACCACCGCCGCAGCGGTCGGCGAGGGCTCGATCGTCTCGCGCACCGGTGGAGCGCCGACGCTCGCCCTCGGCCTCGCGCACATCATGCAACAGGCCCTGGGCGGCCAGGCGATGATGGCGTTCTGGTACCACTTCGCCATCATGTTCGAGGCCCTGTTCATCCTGACGGCGGTGGATGCCGGCACCCGCGTCGCCCGCTTCATGCTCCAGGACTCGATCGGCACCGTTCTCCCGAAGTTCAAGGACCTCTCCTGGCGTCCCGGCGTCTGGATCTGCACGGCGATCATGGTCGCCGGGTGGGGGTCGATCCTCATCCTCGGTGTCACCGACCCGCTGGGCGGCATCAACACCTTCTTCCCGCTGTTCGGCATCGCCAACCAGCTGCTCGCCGCGATCGCGCTCGCCGTGGTGCTCGCGATCGTCGCCAAGCGCGGACGGTCGTACTTCCGGTGGCTGTGGATCGTCGCGCTGCCCCTGGCGTTCGCCGCGGTCGTGACGATCACGGCATCCATGTACAAGATCTTCTCGCCGGTCCCGGCGGTCGGATACTGGGCGAACCACATCGCGTTCCGCGACGCGCTCGCCGCGGGCAAGACCGAGTTCGGCACCGCGAAGACGGTCGCGGCGATGGAGGCCGTCGTCCGCAACACGTTCGTCCAGGGGGTGCTGTCGGTGATCTTCGTGACGCTGGCGATCGTCGTCATCCTCATGGCCGTGATCGTGACGGTGAAGGCCCTGCGAAACGGCGGCGGCGCCGACCTCGAGGACGCCCCCGTGGCATCCCGTCGATTCGCCCCCGCCGGCTTCCTCGCCACCCGGGCCGAGCGCGAGATCGAGAAGGAGTGGGAGGCCCTCCCGGCCGACCACCCGGATCGTCCGACCGCGTCGGCGCACCACTGA
- a CDS encoding GNAT family N-acetyltransferase, whose translation MTDALTVTRNDEAHRYEIHVDDELGGFLEFRPAGEGRVVLPHTEVDPAFKGRGLGSALASDALADLARRGDSIIPSCPFVAHYLRENDVPGLIIEWPEDHDAADSADPSEPA comes from the coding sequence ATGACCGACGCACTGACCGTGACCCGCAACGATGAGGCCCACCGCTACGAGATCCACGTGGACGACGAGCTGGGCGGGTTCCTCGAGTTCCGCCCGGCCGGTGAGGGCCGGGTCGTCCTCCCGCACACCGAGGTCGACCCCGCGTTCAAGGGACGCGGCCTCGGCTCCGCACTCGCGAGCGACGCGCTCGCCGACCTCGCCCGTCGCGGCGACAGCATCATCCCCTCGTGCCCGTTCGTCGCCCACTATCTGCGCGAGAACGACGTCCCGGGCCTCATCATCGAGTGGCCGGAAGACCACGACGCGGCCGACTCGGCAGACCCCAGCGAACCGGCATGA
- a CDS encoding pirin family protein translates to MTRLDVAPPESESPVDCDGPRALVVEAREVPLGGVRGMEVHRTLPHRALPMVGAWCFLDRFGPQETTMRVEPHPHIGLQTVTWPIIGEVRHRDAVGSDVVVRPGALNLMTSGEGIAHSEYSLGQGPVALDALQLWVALPESRRHGGPAFERHENLPVLDLGEGADAVVVMGELGAVSSPATVHTPIVGAEIRLPAGVRVRLPLRPGWEHALYGMTGTTDVQTGMDAVDADAARRSEPLPAGADGAVSVDGSRLLYLGKGRDHVDLVSPKGARVFLLGGEPFEADIVMWWNFVGRTHDEIVEAREAWEAHAPRFGQVIDHGPERIPAPPLPAVRLTPRRRR, encoded by the coding sequence ATGACCCGCCTCGACGTCGCCCCTCCGGAATCCGAGAGCCCCGTCGACTGCGACGGCCCGCGCGCCCTCGTGGTCGAGGCGCGGGAGGTTCCGCTCGGCGGCGTGCGCGGCATGGAGGTGCACCGCACGCTCCCCCACCGCGCGCTGCCGATGGTCGGGGCGTGGTGCTTCCTCGACCGGTTCGGCCCGCAAGAGACCACCATGCGCGTCGAGCCCCACCCCCACATCGGGCTGCAGACGGTGACCTGGCCGATCATCGGCGAGGTCCGCCATCGGGATGCCGTGGGCAGCGACGTCGTCGTCCGCCCCGGCGCGCTCAACCTCATGACCAGCGGCGAGGGGATCGCGCACTCGGAGTACTCACTCGGCCAGGGACCCGTCGCTCTCGACGCCCTGCAGCTGTGGGTCGCTCTGCCCGAATCGCGGCGCCACGGCGGACCGGCCTTCGAGCGCCACGAGAACCTCCCCGTTCTCGACCTCGGCGAGGGCGCCGACGCCGTCGTCGTGATGGGCGAGCTGGGTGCTGTGAGCTCTCCCGCAACGGTGCACACGCCGATCGTCGGGGCCGAGATCCGCCTGCCCGCCGGCGTGCGGGTGCGGCTCCCGTTGCGGCCGGGGTGGGAGCATGCGCTCTACGGCATGACCGGAACCACGGATGTCCAGACAGGAATGGATGCCGTCGACGCCGACGCCGCGCGACGCTCGGAGCCGCTCCCGGCTGGAGCAGATGGCGCGGTCTCGGTGGACGGAAGCCGCCTGCTGTACCTCGGGAAGGGGCGGGACCACGTCGATCTCGTCAGCCCCAAAGGTGCCCGCGTGTTCCTCCTCGGCGGAGAGCCGTTCGAGGCCGACATCGTGATGTGGTGGAACTTCGTCGGACGCACGCACGACGAGATCGTCGAGGCTCGCGAGGCTTGGGAGGCGCACGCTCCCCGCTTCGGCCAGGTCATCGACCACGGCCCCGAGCGCATCCCCGCTCCACCGCTCCCGGCGGTGCGCCTCACGCCCCGTCGCCGGCGCTGA
- a CDS encoding ECF transporter S component — MASASVLSTRVLLVCAAIGVGTGILGGAAGWLTLAVLAAAPWAYGLVLGSHVLPGIIAQQVVRRPWVALVTHVLAALVASAMAPQWTFRFLGTAILIGGIQEGVAALTRYRVWAPARFFISAVIVGIVIAVPVWFAGDIASLVPVARVAAVAISILGPVAWTAVGLGIGSGLRGAGVARGLSTPR; from the coding sequence ATGGCCTCGGCATCCGTTCTCTCCACCCGCGTGCTGCTCGTCTGCGCGGCGATCGGGGTCGGAACGGGCATTCTCGGCGGAGCGGCGGGATGGCTGACCCTCGCGGTGCTCGCCGCGGCGCCGTGGGCCTACGGTCTCGTCCTCGGGTCGCACGTGCTGCCCGGGATCATCGCGCAGCAGGTGGTCCGCCGGCCCTGGGTCGCCCTCGTCACGCACGTGCTCGCCGCCCTCGTCGCGAGCGCCATGGCGCCGCAGTGGACCTTCCGTTTCCTCGGGACGGCGATCCTCATCGGCGGCATCCAGGAGGGGGTCGCGGCCCTCACCCGCTACCGCGTGTGGGCACCGGCGCGCTTCTTCATCTCCGCGGTCATCGTCGGCATCGTCATCGCGGTGCCGGTGTGGTTCGCGGGCGACATCGCGAGTCTCGTCCCGGTCGCCCGGGTCGCGGCGGTGGCGATCAGCATCCTGGGTCCCGTCGCGTGGACCGCCGTCGGACTCGGCATCGGCTCGGGCCTGCGCGGCGCCGGGGTC